GCACGGAAGAGCTGGCGAAGCTGTTGAAGATTGATGTGGATGAGATGGGATACATCAGGGAGCGCCATCCGAACGCCGCGTCGATTGAGACCAGCAGGCCGGGGATATTTGTTGCGGGGTGTGCACATGGTCCCAAGGATGGCACAGACACCGTGAATGAAGGCAAGGGTGCTGCGATGGCGGCGCACTCTATTCTGCCCATTCCGACACCAGCGAAGCCCGAGCCAGTCCCACCAGCAGAGCTTGGCGACCGGCCGAGGGTTGGAGTCTTCATATGCCACTGTGGAGGAATCATCGGCAACGTGATCAGCTCGCCGGGGCTTGCAGAGTGGGCAAGGGGGCTTCCGAACGTCGTGTACAGCACGGACTACATCTTCATGTGCTCGGACCCCGGTCAGCAGCTCATTGTCGATGCCATAAAGGAACACAAGCTCAATCGGGTGGTTGTCGGTTCCTGCTCGCCCCTACAGCACCAGGAGACCTTCAGGGGAGCGCTTGAGCGAGCCGGACTTTCCAAGTACTACTTTGTCGGACCAGCTGGACTCCGAGAACACCTGGCACTTGTCAATGCGCAGGCGCCAGCGGAGGAGCGGCAGGAGAAGGCACAGGACCTGATCAGAAGCGCCGTTGCAAAGGCGGTCAACACAGAGGTAGTGCCGGTCAAGGTCCTTGAGGTCGAGAAGACCGTGATGGTCATCGGCGGAGGAGTGTCAGGGATGACTGCGGCGCTCGACATAGCAAGAAAGGGCTTTGGTGTCGTCCTTGTTGAGAAGACAGGCAGGCTTGGAGGACGACTGAACGACCTCCACCGAATCTTCCCGAAGATGGAGATTGCTCAGGAGATTGTCGATGACCTGATAGCGCGTGTCAAGAAGGAGAAGAGAATAGAGGTCCTGATGGACTCGAAAGTGGTTGCAAGAAAGGGGTCATATGGTAACTATGACATGACCGTGGAGAACACGAGGACGGGAGAGAAGAGCGAGCACCGAGTCGGCACGGTAGTAGTGGCTGTTGGTACTGACACGTACGACCCGAAGCCGGGAGAGTACGGTTGGGGCGAGGTACCACAGGTCATATCCACACTTGAGCTGGAGCGGCGGATCAAGAGCGGCGAACTGAAGAAGGCCCCCAAGAACCCGGTCTTCATTCACTGTGTTGGTTCCAGACAGAGTCCGGGAGAGGGCAACAGGTATTGCTCAAGGGTGTGCTGTTCTGCTGTGATTGCCATGCAGCACGAGCTGCTTGAGATGTTCCCCGGCATCAAGGTGTTCTCTGCGTACAAGGAACACATCAGACCATATGCCAAGGGCATGGAGGAGATGTGGAGAGAGAACAGACAGAACGGAGTGTCCTACCTGAGATGGACGCGGGAACGTCCAGTCACTGTGCAGAGGTCTCCTGACGGCAAAGAGGCAATAGTGACCGTGTATGACACTCTCTCACAACGCACCCTCAACATCCACTCGGAGATGGTGGTCCTTGCACTGGGCCTGGAGGCCCCACACGACGTTGGTGAGCTCGTCAAGGCGATTGGATTGAGTGTCGGTCAGGACGGCTTCCTGCGCGAGATGCACATGAAGTACAGACCTGTGGAGACCACCGTGCCAGGTGTCTTTCTGGGCGTCACCTATGCAAAGAACGTTGCCGACTCCATCAGTCAGGCAAGAGGAGCTGCATCGGAGGCCACTGCACCACTCAATCTTGGTACTGTTGAGATCGAGCTTCTCACAGCGGAAGTCAACCAGGAACTCTGCGTTGGCTGTGACCTCTGTCACTACTCGGAGATCTGCCCATATGATGCAGTCTCAATGATAGAGGTTGCGCCCGGTGTGAAGAAGAGCGTGACTGACGAGATGGCCTGTCAAGGCTGCGGCGCGTGTGCTGCAATCTGTCCGACGGGCGCAAGAGACCTGCGATGGTGGCGTGAGAAGAGCCTGTTGGAAGAGATAGCCGAGATGCTCAGGGAGTGATACACATGGTGTCACTCGAAGGACTCAGCGCGGGGTGGATGGTCATCAATGAACTCCTCGGAGAACTGAGAGAGAAGGGTGCATTCATTCCAGACCTGACCTATGCGGACATGCGGAACACCAAGATGAGTCTGGAGTATCTACGTTCTTTCGGTGCAGAGATGGGCACCACCGATGAAGAGGACTCGCGCCTCAGAGAGGAAATGGAGCACAGGATGTTGCTCTTGAGAGACACAGTCATGATGTGGGCTGAACAGCAGGGCGGACCCGACTACAGACGACGGTGGCAGGAGAGCTTTGACAGAGCAGTCCGTGGAGAGATACCTCCCCCCGAAGAGGCGCGCTCGATACCTATAACGGACCTGCCACGCGACAAGGACGTGGGGTTCTTTAGGATTCGACTTCTCGAAGACATCCCTGTCGAGGTGATCTCAGAGATTGCCGAAGATTGCAGGGTCAACATCTCTCTTGATGGCGACAGACATCTGCAAGTGAGTGGGAAGCGGGAGTGTGTCAGACAGGCAATGACGCGACTCGGACGGCTCTTCTATGGTGAGAGCAGAGTGAAATGAATCGTCTGTGTGTCCTGTTGGTCCTGCAAATGGGAAGTTCAGGGAGTCGAGGACTGGCAGGTCGCAGGAGTACCGGGAGGAGGCTGACAGACGGGACGACGAGGATGGCGTCTTGCGTAAGCAAGTCTTCTGGCAGACGGGCTGAATAGAGAGATTACAGCTACAGTCCAAGCAGTCCTCGGATGGGGTCGAGTGAGATTCTGTTCAGCTGAAGACCCAGTTGTTCAGAGTCGAGGCCCATGGCCAGTCCCAGCACCTGTGTCACAAACAGACCGGGCATCTCCAGTGACTGTCCGTTGTCGTCTTTGAGTCCCCTCAGCTGCAGGTCAAACTGAGTATGGCATGCAGGGCAGTTCGTGACGATACAGTGAGCACCTGCCTCTCGTGCCGAGATCATCTTCTCTCGAAGGATTCGAGTTGCGACTTCCTCGCTGGCAATGAGCAGTGGCGACCCACAGCAGCGAAGCTTCAGGCCCCACGGTACACTCTTCGCACCAGTCAGCTCCAGCAGTTCGTCGACCTTCCGCGGTAGCTCGGGGTCGTCGAACCCGGCCACATTGGATGGCCTGAGGAGATGACACCCGGGGTGAAAGGCAATCCGCAGTCCATCGAGAGGCCTGACTATGTGGCCTGCAATCTCCTCTCTCAGGTCATACAGGACCTCTACGAAGTGGCGGATCTTCGCCTTTCCCTGGTACTGCAGACCCAGAGGCTTGAGGGTCTTGTTGACCGCTTCGCGCAGTTGACTATGCCCGTGGAGAACATGGTCGGTGTCCTTCAATGAGCCGAAGCAACCATTGCAAGGTGTCACGATGTCGTGTCCTCGGCTCTCCGCAAGTGCGATGTTCCTTCCCGAGAGAGAGAGCCAGCTGGCTTCATGAATCGACTTCATGACGACAGTACCACAGCACGAGGCGCCTTCGAAGTCGATCAGCTCGACACCCAGTTCCTTTGCGACTGCCCGAAGAGAACTCTCATAGTTGTTGAATCTGGCGGGAATCGCACAGCCCAGAAATAGCTCGTAGCTGAGGGTCATCTCAGTCCTCACTCTCCTCCAGCTTCATCAGACCAGTACTGTCCAGCATCTTCTGCGTGTCCCTGACATCCAGCCTTGGGACAGGGTCCAGACCTAGGTCCTCGCGTTCCCAGTCAGTCGCCTCATACAGACGACCTGTGTCATACAGACCCTTTCTTGCACCCAGGTATCCGGCGGGGGCAATTCCCTTTCGAAAGGCCATGTTCTTCAGACCAAAGATTATGTCTGTTATCTCAATCCCCTGCGGGCAGCGCTCCTGACAGGTATAACAGGTGGTACACAACCAGACCATGTCTGTCTCTAGTACTTCCCTGAGTCCAAAGAGGAGCATACGCATGAGCTCATGCACCTGGATGTTGACCTTGTCGCTAACGGTACAGCCCGCACTGCACTTGGCACACTGGAAGCATGCAGAGAGGTCCTGACCACCAAGAAGACGCCCCACCTCGGCTGTGAACTCTGCGTCCAGTGCCTTGAACTGGCGACCCTCAAAGGACTTGAACTGACCCCAACTCTGTGTCATTGTATCTACCTCCTCAGTGGACTTGGTCCAAGCCGCTCTACGAGTGATGAGAGCTCTCTGACCTTCTCTGCCCATACAGATCCTTCGCTTGCGCTAATCTGAGTGAACTGCAGCCGTTCGGGTTCCAGACCGGCCTTTTCGATTATTCTCTTGGCAATACTATAGCGTCGCTCGAATGAGACATTGCCATCGACATAGTGACAGTCACCGAAGTGACAGCCAGATATCCACACCATGTCTGCTCCAAGACGGAAGGCCTCCAGTATGTGAGCCACACTGATGCGGCCTGTGCACATGACTCTGATGTCTCTGACTGTGGATGGCTGTTGCAGACGTGACACCCCAGCATTATCCGCACCAGCATAGGAGCACCAGTTGCATATCATTGCCAGTATCCGTGGCTGATTGGCTGGCAGGTCGGCGATTGCAGCCTTGACCTGGGCGAGAATCTGATCGTCAGTGAAGTGCTTCATGGTGATTGCTCCAGCTGGACAACCGGCAGCACACTTGCCGCATCCCTGACATAGCACAGGGTTAGAAACGGCATAGTCATGACCACCTTCTCCAGGCATCACCTCTATGGCATTGTAGACACAGTTGATCTCACAAGTGCCACAGCCCACACAGACCTCGGGGTCAACTACAGACACAATGGCCTCGGTCTTGCGTACGCCACTTATCAGAGGGATCAGTGCCCGGGCCGCTGCACCACGACCCTGAGCAATTGCTTCATCGATTGACTTTGGAGCCGTGGCAGTCCCAGCCACGTAGACACCGTCCGTCTGGAAGTCGACAGGACGCAGCTTTGGGTGGGCCTCCATGAAGAAACCGGACATGTTCAGAGGGACCTTGAACAACTCGGAGATGACCTTGTTCTGTTCAGCTGGCACCATTGCAGTGGCCAGAACGACATGGTCAACGTCCAGCAGGAGTCTGGCACCAAGGATCTGGTCTGTGACTTCCACTCGCAATGCCTTGCCAGAGCCCTTCTTGACCTCCGGTGGTGAGTTCTTGTCGAACCGAATGAAGACAACGCCCTTTTTTCGTGCCTCACGGTACTTGTCCTCTGCAGAATAGGCGACTCTGAGGTCCCTGTAGAGATGGAACACCCGTGACTTGGGGTAGGCCTTCAGCAGCTCAAGCGTGTGCTCAAGAGCAACCGTGCAGCATATTGCAGAACACCACGTACGCGCCTTCTCAACCGACTCGTCTTCGCGGGAACCAGCACAGTGGATGACAGCGAAGGTCTCCCCATCGGTAAGGCCCTCTCCGGATGCGAGACGCTGGTTGAACTCCAGCTCCGTCATCACCTCGGGGAGCTTCTTGAGGCCGTAGAGGCCCTGCTCTTCCAGCGGCAAGGCGCCGGTGGCAACCACCACTACGCCCACCTTGACTTCACGCTTCTTGTTCCCGGTCTTGATCGTCACATCAAAGGCACCGATGGACCCCTTTGCATCAACAACCTCGGACTCAAGCATCAGTTCAATGTTGGGAGAACTGCGCACAGCGCGTTCGTTCTCAGCCACGACGTCGGCTGCGGGCCTGAAGTCAAAGTCAACTGAGCGCAGCTTGTTCAGTAGGCCGCCCACATGGTCCTCCCGCTCCACAAGATAGACTTTGAAGCCGGCTTCGGCTATAGTGCGCGCAGCGGACATGCCCGCGACCCCCGCGCCGATCACCAGAGCGGATGGCTCCACCTGAGTGATAGCCTCGGTCTGCGGCTCAAGAATCCGTGACCTCGCCACCGACATCCGAACCAAGTCCATCGCCTTTGCAGTGGCCTCATCCTTGGCGGTCTGGTGAATCCATGAGCAGTGCTCTCGGATGTTGGCCATCTCAAAGAGGTACTTGTTTAGACCGGCCTCCTGAATGGTGGCACGAAAGAGTGGCTCATGAGTCCGGGGAGTGCACGATGCCACAATGACACGATTGAGGTTATGCTGCCTGATTGCTTCCTTTATCACAACCTGAGCGTCAGAAGAACAGGAGTACAGCAGGTTCTCAGCATGAACAACACCAGGAAGTGTGGACGCATAGCGCGTGACTTCGGCCACATCCACAGTGCCTGCAATGTTGATACCACACGAACAGATGAAGACCCCAATTCTTGGCTCTGCAGCCATGAGTTCCAGGTCAGCTTCGGTGACCACCTCGGCTGGTTCCCTGGGAGATATCGCGAGGTCAAGCACTGCAAGGGCAGAGGCAGCGCTGGCCTGTGCCACTGAGTCCGGAATGTCCTTTGGTTGATTCACAGTACCGCACATGTAGACCCCGGGTATGTTGGTCCGCACACTCTCGATGTGACCACCCACACCGGGCACAAAGCCGTACTGGTCACTAGTGAGACCGATTCTCTCGAACAGAGCGGTGTTGTCATTTGGGACCATTGCCGGACAGAGGACTACCAGGTCATACCTGTCAAGCAGCACCTCATGACCCTTGACATCGCTGTGTCGCACAAGTAGGTCACCAGTTGCCGGGTCCTCCTGTATCTCACTGGGTAGGCCCTTGACATATCTTATGCCATACTCCGTCTCCCCGCGTACAAGGAATTCCTCGAAGCCCTTGCCGAAGGCGCGCATGTCATTGTACAGGATATCAATATGGACCTCGGGGGTGTGCTCCTTTGTGATGATGGACTCCTTTGTTGCGTAGGTACAGCAGATTCTAGAGCAGTACGCGCAGTGATTCACGTCGCGCGAACCCACACACTGGACAAAGGCGATACGGTGCGGTTCACGGCCATCTGAAGGCCTCATCACAACGCCCCTCGTCGGACCACTTGCACTGACCATCCGCTCGTACTCAAGACTTGACACAACGTTCGCATACCGACCATAACCATACTCGGGTACCGTCGAGGGGTCAAGCAACTTGTAGCCGGTTGCAAGGATGATTGCGCCCGCGTTGATCTCGACAGGCTCGTCCTTTATTGCGAAGTCGATTGCAGAAGCCTTGCATGTCTTGACACAGGTCATACACTCGATGCAGTTGGTGAAGTCAATAGTGGCGACATTGGGTACTGCCTGAGGAAACGGGATGTATGCGGCCTTCCGCATCTTCAGACCCATGTCATACTCGTTTGGAACCTCGATTGGGCACACTCGCTGGCAGTCCCCACAGCCCGTGCACTTGTCCACGTTCACTCTTCGAGTCCGCCTGAGCACCTTGACCGTGAAGTCGCCCTTCTTCCCCGTCACCTCCTTGACTTCCGAGTACGCAAGAATCTCAATGTTGGGGTGCCTTGAACAGTCAACCATCCACGGACCCATGATGCACATGGAACAGTCCATCGTTGGAAATACCTTGTCGAGTTGAGCCATATGTCCCCCTATGGAGGGCTCCTTCTCAACCATAAAGACCCTGACGCCCATCTCGGCGAGGTCGAGGGCTGCGCGGATACCCGCAATGCCTGCGCCAATTATGACAACCGGCTTCGTGTTGGCCTTGGCCATGGATAGATTCACTCCGGGGTGTAGGTCGGGCGGTCCGAAACCGACGATAAAATGTTTGTCATTGAGCAGACACCATACACAGCTGCAGAGAGTGACAGAGGCTCGGGCTGCGGACCAGCTGCCGTAGTACGATTGCTCTCACTGAGACAGACACGCCGCACTGACCGACCGAGCCGCATGGGAATAGTCTTGGCTACGTACTGCTGTCGGAGACCTTCGCCAAGAAGCCGGGTGCACTCTTACGCTGTTGATACTGAAGGTGCGTCCCCAGGCCGAACTCTTCCGGTTCGTGACCAAACGCGAGCGCCAGCAACTCTGATACATGCAGCACATCGAAGTTGTACGACTTGTTGAACAGCTTCTGTATCTCCACCTGCCCCATGTCTAGCTGCAGCTCACAGAAGGGGCAGGGAGTGACAATCAGGTCTGCACCACCAGCCTTCAGAATACTGTCGAACTTCTGCACTGTGAAGTCTAGTGCAACCTTCACATCTGCAGTGCGCACTGCGCCGCCGGCCCCGCAGCAGATCAGCTCGTCCCTGTACGGTACGTACTCGGCACCCGTCGCCTCACATAGTTCTCTGAATATGCGGGGGCGTTCCGAGTTGTCCTTCTTCTTCACAGCGCGCGGCCGCATCCAGTGGCAGCCCGGATGCAGTGCCATCCGGACGCCATTGAGAGGCCTTGTCACATGTTCTCTGATCTTCTGCGTACCAACCACATTGTATAGTACATCGACGTAGTGATAGACCTCTATCGTGCCCTTGAACTCACGACCCACTTCACCCAGGATCTCGTTGACTTTCGTCCGGAGTTCCACATCGTGCTTCAGCTCGTGGTTGGAGTCCCAAAGGGATGCAAAACAGCCGTTGCAACCAGTCACTATGTCATGTCCACCCGCTTCTGCGAGCGTCAGATTACGGGCGGCAATGCTTGCCCAGGTGACTCTGTCAAACGACCCAAAGACCCCGGGGGCAGGGCAGCATGATGCGCCCACCATGTCCAGCAGCTCCAGTCCGAGGTCTTCGAACACGAGGTTCGTGGCTCTCTCAATGCTCGGATATCGATGAGGAATGATACAACCGAGAAAATGATAGTAAGAGTGCTTAGCCATTTGCTCACTTCCCCTTTTCAGCGACAAGTCTGTCGAACTTGCTCTTCTTGGCCATCTTCAGAATCTCTTCAACCGCCTCAGGATGGCTGGAAGCATTGGGTGGCATGGGTTTCAGACCGACCTTCTCTCTGAGCTGCGACCACGACTCCTTGTCGAGTGGCACAGCATGACCGGCCTCAAGCACCTTCTGTGCCACCTTCTGGTGGGGCTCAAGCATGTACCCCTCCGCGACTGCAATATTGCGTATCGCCTTGATCACATCGGTGGGCTTCACGTCCTGAGGACAGCGGTCAGTGCAGGTATAGCAGGTGGTGCAGTACCACAGCTCAGGTGCGGAGATCACCTCTTCCTTGAGGCCTAACAGAGCCTTGCGAATGATTCCTCTGACAAGATAGTTGGTCCTTGCCCCGGCCGGGCAGGAGCCTGAACAGGTCCCACACTGAAAACAACTCTGGATGTTGGGACCACCAGTCTTCTTTATCATATCGACAAAGGAGCTGTCTGGTTGGTCGATGTCAAATGGGGGTCTTTCTTCAATGACCGTCAAGTGGGAACACCAGCCGTCAAGACACGCGGGAAGTTCAACCTTAAATCCATTGTCAAATGACCCGACTTTCCCGGCGAGTTCGAGTGTCAGGTCCTAGCCACGACGTTCTCCAGTCGCTTGTTCAGTGCTGCGGTGAAGACCGTTGCGAGAGCGACCTTCGCAGGCACAATGATAGATGCGGCCGCCCACAGAACGGCCAGTTGGTCAGGTGTCAGCCCATAGAAGAGAGAGTAGGTCTGACACGGCACCAGTAGGAACAGACGAAAGAGCACATCAGCCTCCAGTCCCAGCACTGCTGCACAGAGTGTCATGACGGAAAACGACGCATCGACTGAGTCGGAATGCCTCTTCTTAGAACACAAGATGACAGAGAGGAACCATGCGCCTAGAGTGTCCCACACTCCCCACAGCGGTAGGTCCCGAGAGACTGGTGTGAGGAGATAGGGCACGAACATCAGAGTATACGCCGCAAAGACAGTTCTGTGGTGTCCCTGCATGACAGCTCCCGTCACTGCCGCACCGACCGGAGCACCGAACATGAAGACGGACTCGTACGGGTCTCTGGTCATAATGACATGCCCTAGGACGGAGCCTACAAGGACCGAAGACGCTCCCAAGACAGGACCGAGGAGCATGCCGGCCAGGGGACTTAAGATGAACGCCCACGAGTCCCAGACACCACTATAGAAGCCCGGGAGCATAGGTGTCGAGTCAAGTACTGCGATCAATGAGGCGAAGAGCCCGGTCATGGCAACCGACGAGCTCTTTCCGTGCAAGTGGAGAGTCAATGTCTAGTCGACCGCCATCGTGTGAGTATTAAGACTGTCGCGACAGAATACGGTACATCCCTCAATCCTTATATTGTGCAGCAATGCGGGTTCGATGATGAGCTCCCCATAACAGAGGTCACAAAATGGCCGAATCCATCAAGCGAGAGACAATCGATGGAAGTAGTATCGACCCATCTTTTGTCGACAGAATAGTTGGGAAGGGTGCTGACAGGATACGAACCTGCATCCAGTGTGGAACATGTTCGTCAGTGTGCCCTAGCGGTCGTCGCACCGCATTTCGTACCCGCGAACTGATTCGCAAGGCCCTTCTCGGTCTAAAGGAGGAGGTCCTGAGCTCTCCGGACCTGTGGCTCTGTGCAACCTGCCTCACATGCCTTGAGAGATGTCCGCGTCAGATCAAAGTCACTGATGCAATCATCATCATGAGGAACATGGCAGTCAAGGAGGGATTCATGTTGCCGCAACACAGGAAGTCCTCCCAGAAGCTCATTGAAACAGGCCATGCAGTGCCACTGGATGACGCAAATCGAGAGATGCGCAGCGAGTTGGGGCTTCAGGAGATACCACCGACGGTGCACTCGGATGAGAAGGCGCTCAGGGAGGTCCAAGAGATTCTCAAGCGGACCGGTTTCGTGGACACAATAGAAAAGGAGCCAGGAGCCCAGTGAGATGACCGAGTCTGAGACACCCACCTATTCGCTGTTCTTGGGCTGTGTCATGCCCAACCGATTTCCCAACGTGGAGAAGAGCATTCGAGAGGTACTTCCGAGGCTCGGTATCAAGATTGTGGACCTAGAGGGAGCGAGCTGCTGTCCTGCACCGGGAGTGATTCGGTCGTTCAGCGAGCCCACATGGCTGGCACTTGCGGCCAGGAATCTTGCCCTCGCTGAGAAGGCCGGACACGACATAATCACCGGGTGCAATGGATGCTACGGCACCTTCAAGGAGACCCTAGCGGAGGTCAACGCACATCCACAGAGACTGAAGGAGATTCAGGAGGTATTCAAAGGACTTGGTATCAAGTTCACAGCCAAGTCTGACGCGAAGCACCTTATCGAGGTGATCTATTCTCTGGGAGTCGAGAAGGTCAGGTCAACAGTCGTACGACCACTCAAAGGCATCAGGGTGGGCGTTCACTATGGATGCCATCTCTTGAAACCGAGCAAGAACAGACCTTGGAAGCAGACTCAGAAGCACACATTCCTCGATGAACTTGTGGAGGCGACTGGCGCTACCAGCGTCAAGTACAAGGACAAGTTCCTCTGCTGCGGTGCAGGCGGTGGCGTGCGCGGCAGCAACGTCCCGGTCAGTATCGACATCGCAAAGGAGAAGCTCGATAACATGATAGAGGCTGGTGTGGATGCAGTGGTGGACGTCTGCTCATTCTGCCACCTGCAGTTCGAGCACTCGCAGGCCCAGCTCAACAAGGAACTGGGTGAAGCGCGCTATCAGGTACCAGTCATCTACTACACTCAGCTGCTGGGACTAGCTATGGGACTCGATCCAGAGTTGCTGGGACTCAACAAGCATGTTGTCAATACACAGCCGCTGCTTGAAAAGGTGCTCGGCTAGAGTTGTGACAGCCTCCCAGATGTGGGACAGTCATGAGCATGCGGCGCGCGTGGTCAACAGGACTTGGTGAGCGTACCGTGTCGTCCGGGCTCCTATCGGCCTACAACCATCGCTTGGCTGCAACATAGACAATGAGCGCCATCGTGCTGCTTGTCACGATGGCTGCAAGCAGATAGACGGCTGTGATGTCAATGACAGGTTGCCCGCCAGAGGTGGTACTTGTGACGGGTATGTCGCCAGCAGTGAACAGCGCATCAGACGAGTCTGTCGACATGTAGATGCCGTCTGAAACTCGAACCTGAACAGAATATGTGTCAAGACGGGGTAACCCTGTGCAGTTCCATGTGTAGTGGTTTGTAGTGAGACCGGATGCTAGCAGCTGGTAGGTCCTTCCAGAGTCTGCTGACAGATAGACCGCAAAGACGAGTGTCTCGTCTTGATTCAGGTCCTCCGCGATCCATGTGATGTTATTGTGTCCGGTCCACACCTCTCCGCCGTTGGGCGACACGACTCTGACGGTTGGCTTGAAGAAGTTTCCAATATAGACGTCGGGACTCAAAGCCACCACAACTGTGCCGTTCTTCAGCCATGCAGTCATGGTCACGGTACAGCTCGCGTTGTTGTTCAGATACCGGGTGTCAACGGAGACTGCTGGTGAACTGCTCTCTGCGTACAGTGATGCATCAAGGGCCTCGGCAGACACTTCAATTCGGGTTCGGTTTATTATGGTGGAGGGGTGCCATGTGGAAGTCAGTACAATGTGGTCCCCTGCCAGTATGTCACCTGAGCTGACCGGAATCTCAGATGTGTTAGAGCGACTGTGATATGTCAGGGATACAGAGGGCTCTTCTGAGCAACATGTCGCGTCACAAATGGGACTCGAAGCGGATGCCGGACTCACATGGGTCGGGCTGAGCCCCATCAATAGAAGACCCAGTGTCAGCAGTAGCAGCGCAACAAGGGGGGTTCGTCCCCGAGAGTCTGGCAATCGTTTCAATCCTCCGGTGAATGACACTATTGATACACGAATAACCAATGAGAGCCACTTAGTTCTATTCTTAGAACTCACTCTCTCTCCTCCGGAAAGGGCTGCTCGTTCCAAACGCGAAACGTCTCAACCCATAGAGT
This window of the Candidatus Thorarchaeota archaeon genome carries:
- the hdrB gene encoding CoB--CoM heterodisulfide reductase subunit B, whose translation is MAKHSYYHFLGCIIPHRYPSIERATNLVFEDLGLELLDMVGASCCPAPGVFGSFDRVTWASIAARNLTLAEAGGHDIVTGCNGCFASLWDSNHELKHDVELRTKVNEILGEVGREFKGTIEVYHYVDVLYNVVGTQKIREHVTRPLNGVRMALHPGCHWMRPRAVKKKDNSERPRIFRELCEATGAEYVPYRDELICCGAGGAVRTADVKVALDFTVQKFDSILKAGGADLIVTPCPFCELQLDMGQVEIQKLFNKSYNFDVLHVSELLALAFGHEPEEFGLGTHLQYQQRKSAPGFLAKVSDSST
- the hdrC gene encoding CoB--CoM heterodisulfide reductase subunit C, with product MIKKTGGPNIQSCFQCGTCSGSCPAGARTNYLVRGIIRKALLGLKEEVISAPELWYCTTCYTCTDRCPQDVKPTDVIKAIRNIAVAEGYMLEPHQKVAQKVLEAGHAVPLDKESWSQLREKVGLKPMPPNASSHPEAVEEILKMAKKSKFDRLVAEKGK
- the hdrC gene encoding CoB--CoM heterodisulfide reductase subunit C; the encoded protein is MAESIKRETIDGSSIDPSFVDRIVGKGADRIRTCIQCGTCSSVCPSGRRTAFRTRELIRKALLGLKEEVLSSPDLWLCATCLTCLERCPRQIKVTDAIIIMRNMAVKEGFMLPQHRKSSQKLIETGHAVPLDDANREMRSELGLQEIPPTVHSDEKALREVQEILKRTGFVDTIEKEPGAQ
- the hdrB gene encoding CoB--CoM heterodisulfide reductase subunit B — protein: MTESETPTYSLFLGCVMPNRFPNVEKSIREVLPRLGIKIVDLEGASCCPAPGVIRSFSEPTWLALAARNLALAEKAGHDIITGCNGCYGTFKETLAEVNAHPQRLKEIQEVFKGLGIKFTAKSDAKHLIEVIYSLGVEKVRSTVVRPLKGIRVGVHYGCHLLKPSKNRPWKQTQKHTFLDELVEATGATSVKYKDKFLCCGAGGGVRGSNVPVSIDIAKEKLDNMIEAGVDAVVDVCSFCHLQFEHSQAQLNKELGEARYQVPVIYYTQLLGLAMGLDPELLGLNKHVVNTQPLLEKVLG